In Quercus robur chromosome 11, dhQueRobu3.1, whole genome shotgun sequence, the following proteins share a genomic window:
- the LOC126705477 gene encoding F-box/kelch-repeat protein At3g23880-like isoform X2, protein MSQTATTMGERVPNDVVEDILGQLPVKSLTRFRCVSRSCDSIITDPTFISKHFKLNLNQSESLVSTNTHTGYLLYTTEDKNSSPSSKHLCTVVCNSDSTLTQISRFEIPSLFEKYSIVGFCNGLFCLASSDNDLNHIIYLWNPSIRMFKKLLATPFTDKDNKKHKSSVVGLAYNSENNDFKILRLLSVLLGPEAKAEVEIYSLSTDSWRKVVISMESLRGYEPNLGRIVKIDPPCIFLNGALHTVVMTIRHRFILSFDVNDESFREIMFPFNYSDVVMKYQLALFKRSLAVFVFARSLGGVLCHIWVMEEYGVAESWTRKYMVPMIWVRVGNFYGCTDNGELLIENATGLASIDPESRKQNILAIEDADWVGFTANSMESLILLDGVPQSRARQMV, encoded by the coding sequence ATGTCTCAAACTGCAACAACAATGGGTGAGCGTGTTCCAAACGATGTCGTGGAAGACATCCTGGGTCAGCTACCAGTGAAATCCTTAACCAGATTCAGGTGCGTTTCGAGATCTTGTGACTCCATCATCACTGACCCCACTTTCATTAGCAAACACTTCAAGCTCAACCTTAACCAATCCGAATCGTTAGTATCCACAAACACTCACACTGGGTATTTGCTATATACTACAGAGGATAAGAACAGTTCACCATCTTCCAAACATCTATGTACGGTTGTTTGCAATAGTGACAGCACATTGACCCAGATTTCAAGGTTTGAAATCCCCTCACTTTTTGAGAAATATAGTATAGTTGGTTTCTGTAATGGCTTGTTCTGTCTAGCTAGTAGCGACAATGATCTTAATCACATTATATATTTGTGGAACCCAAGTATTAGAATGTTTAAGAAGCTTCTAGCTACTCCCTTTACTGACAAGGATAATAAGAAACATAAGAGTTCTGTTGTTGGACTTGCTTATAATTCTGAGAACAATGACTTCAAGATTCTGAGACTTCTGTCTGTTCTTTTGGGACCAGAGGCCAAGGCCGAGGTCGAGATTTACAGTTTGAGTACAGATTCCTGGAGAAAGGTTGTAATATCGATGGAGTCCTTAAGAGGGTATGAACCCAACCTTGGAAGAATTGTTAAGATTGATCCACCCTGTATATTTTTGAATGGAGCTTTGCACACTGTAGTAATGACTATCCGCCACCGTTTCATTCTGTCTTTTGATGTCAATGATGAGAGCTTCCGTGAGATAATGTTTCCTTTTAATTACTCAGATGTGGTTATGAAGTATCAACTTGCATTGTTTAAGAGATCCCTAGCTGTTTTCGTTTTCGCTCGTAGTCTTGGGGGTGTCTTATGCCACATATGGGTTATGGAGGAGTATGGTGTGGCTGAGTCTTGGACTAGAAAATATATGGTACCAATGATTTGGGTTAGGGTTGGTAATTTCTATGGCTGCACTGATAATGGTGAACTTTTGATTGAGAATGCCACTGGGCTGGCTTCAATTGACCCTGAGAGTCGAAAGCAGAACATTCTTGCAATTGAAGATGCTGATTGGGTGGGTTTCACGGCTAATTCAATGGAGAGCTTGATTTTACTCGATGGCG
- the LOC126705477 gene encoding F-box/kelch-repeat protein At3g23880-like isoform X4 — protein MSQTATTMGERVPNDVVEDILGQLPVKSLTRFRCVSRSCDSIITDPTFISKHFKLNLNQSESLVSTNTHTGYLLYTTEDKNSSPSSKHLCTVVCNSDSTLTQISRFEIPSLFEKYSIVGFCNGLFCLASSDNDLNHIIYLWNPSIRMFKKLLATPFTDKDNKKHKSSVVGLAYNSENNDFKILRLLSVLLGPEAKAEVEIYSLSTDSWRKVVISMESLRGYEPNLGRIVKIDPPCIFLNGALHTVVMTIRHRFILSFDVNDESFREIMFPFNYSDVVMKYQLALFKRSLAVFVFARSLGGVLCHIWVMEEYGVAESWTRKYMVPMIWVRVGNFYGCTDNGELLIENATGLASIDPESRKQNILAIEDADWVGFTANSMESLILLDGE, from the coding sequence ATGTCTCAAACTGCAACAACAATGGGTGAGCGTGTTCCAAACGATGTCGTGGAAGACATCCTGGGTCAGCTACCAGTGAAATCCTTAACCAGATTCAGGTGCGTTTCGAGATCTTGTGACTCCATCATCACTGACCCCACTTTCATTAGCAAACACTTCAAGCTCAACCTTAACCAATCCGAATCGTTAGTATCCACAAACACTCACACTGGGTATTTGCTATATACTACAGAGGATAAGAACAGTTCACCATCTTCCAAACATCTATGTACGGTTGTTTGCAATAGTGACAGCACATTGACCCAGATTTCAAGGTTTGAAATCCCCTCACTTTTTGAGAAATATAGTATAGTTGGTTTCTGTAATGGCTTGTTCTGTCTAGCTAGTAGCGACAATGATCTTAATCACATTATATATTTGTGGAACCCAAGTATTAGAATGTTTAAGAAGCTTCTAGCTACTCCCTTTACTGACAAGGATAATAAGAAACATAAGAGTTCTGTTGTTGGACTTGCTTATAATTCTGAGAACAATGACTTCAAGATTCTGAGACTTCTGTCTGTTCTTTTGGGACCAGAGGCCAAGGCCGAGGTCGAGATTTACAGTTTGAGTACAGATTCCTGGAGAAAGGTTGTAATATCGATGGAGTCCTTAAGAGGGTATGAACCCAACCTTGGAAGAATTGTTAAGATTGATCCACCCTGTATATTTTTGAATGGAGCTTTGCACACTGTAGTAATGACTATCCGCCACCGTTTCATTCTGTCTTTTGATGTCAATGATGAGAGCTTCCGTGAGATAATGTTTCCTTTTAATTACTCAGATGTGGTTATGAAGTATCAACTTGCATTGTTTAAGAGATCCCTAGCTGTTTTCGTTTTCGCTCGTAGTCTTGGGGGTGTCTTATGCCACATATGGGTTATGGAGGAGTATGGTGTGGCTGAGTCTTGGACTAGAAAATATATGGTACCAATGATTTGGGTTAGGGTTGGTAATTTCTATGGCTGCACTGATAATGGTGAACTTTTGATTGAGAATGCCACTGGGCTGGCTTCAATTGACCCTGAGAGTCGAAAGCAGAACATTCTTGCAATTGAAGATGCTGATTGGGTGGGTTTCACGGCTAATTCAATGGAGAGCTTGATTTTACTCGATGGCG